A window from Streptomyces sp. NBC_00271 encodes these proteins:
- a CDS encoding SDR family NAD(P)-dependent oxidoreductase, translating to MSVSKFDTSGLFAVEDIVIALNPFAVPSARVTAAAVRAGGLGVLDLTAGGRRAAAELALAEEWSAAGFGVRLRDNDAFPARDLPASVHTVLLTADASCTPADFPSHRVLVEVTGRAQALRAAAAGAQGLIARGHEAGGPVGELSTFVLLQQLLGDDELDLPVWACGGAGPHTAAAVVAGGGAGVVLDTQLALLAEAEAELPAGISALLAGLDGSETTVEDGRRVVRRRGAQEGTPAPEIGQDGFLAARFQERWGTVHAAVRGVRDAVLDALKSAGPALDSARSAGASLGPDGSGSRPFGSELPVAQGPMTRVSDQAAFAAEVSGQGGLPFIALALSGAEQTRAVLEQTRDALGDAPWGVGVLGFAAEEIKAAQLEVVREIRPSHAIIAGGRPAQAAALEEVGISTFLHVPSPGLLKQFLEAGARKFVFEGAECGGHVGPRASFPLWEAQLGVLDDFLASAKNGTATELRLFFAGGVHDERSAAMVTALAAPLSARGAAVGVLMGTAYLFTEEAVSAGAVLPLFQRQVIDAERTDLLETAPGHATRCVHSAFTDEFAAVKEDLAARGTPGREAWEQLERLNVGRLRLASKGIERVDGGLSAVGEDRQLAEGMFMAGEVAVLRSAVTTVAELHASVTSGAAGFLAARREALGIGEGAPEPSPEPLDIAIVGMACMFPGAPDLATFWANVLAGEDAVTEVPATRWDAELYHDPRGAGEKTPSRWGGFLPEIPFEPLRYGIPPASLPAIEPVQLLALEAARRALEDSGYGSRSFDRARASVVFGAEAGSDLSNAMTLRSVLPAYLGSLPPALDERLPKLTEDSFPGILANVIAGRIANRLDLGGANYTVDAACASSLTAVDVACKELVSGTSDLVLCGGADLHNGINDYLLFASAHALSPSGRSAPFDSAADGIALGEGVGCVVLKRLADAERDGDRVYAVIKGVGSASDGRALGLTAPRPEGQYNALTRAYRNAGISPAEVGLVEAHGTGTVVGDRTELGSLTQVFEEAGAPPGACALGSVKSQIGHTKCAAGLAGLIKTSLALHTGVKPPTLHLTEPNPAWDAQSSPFFFHTEARPWSAAPAERVAGVSAFGFGGTNFHVVLRAYEDGPPPVTSTQHWPAELFTFRGADRAAAVRAASELLALVEADPGPYEPWRLRDFALAASRRAEAATTRGTRSTADTAGTASTRGARTWIALVAGSTEELTALLRRAVAGEHAPKEGLFAADEDETGDVALLFPGQGSQRPGMFAELFVAFPELQRLLRLDETTTRVLFPPAAFGETGRKEQQERITDTTVAQPALGLTGLAAFQLLTRAGVRPAMAAGHSYGELAALAAAGALTPDALLRTSRERAVAILRATGEGDPGTMAAVAAGEPEVAAALTAAGLAGSVVTANRNSPRQTVISGPTEDILTAVERLRAQGLGAKRIPVACAFHSPLVAAAGETFAEVIAEVPFAPTDFPVWSNRTATRYPRGPEEIRAELAAQIGSPVRFADQIEAMYEAGARVFVEAGPGSVLTRLVGAVLGDRPHRTAALEDGRRAGLAGFLAALAQLAVAGADIRTAWLFQGRDAVPADARAPRPRRASWTVDGHLIRTADGAIPAAALHPAERVPEALVTHSSPVGPVAAATGSEALISEFLRTSREMIAAQRDVMLGYLGADPGIRPAAPAPITYTDAPVTVTALPAAEPVAVALPAGGSVLSVVLEVIGERTGYPVDMIEPDLDLEADLSVDSIKRAEIAGELATRLGLTATGDTDIEELTKARTAANIAALVERVTGSGATPAPVSAPAAGAAPTTESVLAVVLDVIGERTGYPVDMIEPDLDLEADLSVDSIKRAEIAGELATRLGLTATGDTDIEELTKARTAASIAALVAGARGEAAEPAGPEAGPATPEPVVVAPDRLVMREFDLAPADPAPSSDLLIGRSFLLLGSGPVAEALTARLTVHGAHAVTTEEPPAEGEFDGIVHLVAADAPPVLPDVFPAYQRVLAGDPRWVLAAGASPGLRGFFRSLAREYPDTVARVVEHAPGTAPEDIAAELVAELTAPDHEPVVLRSPGTRRGLRMTEEGLGLLGSTGAGPAGDGAAEAAALGLDADSVVLLVGGARGITARFAATLAAASRCRIELFGRTVLPEGAEDPALAAADTAGELRSALIAGGLRVPAEIERAIGRIQAEREVRATLRTLAALGSEVRYRTVDALDGDAVRRAVKEIHAEHGGIDGVVYAAGVIEDKLIAEKSARSYDRVFRTKVDGAHELLAALGELPDGEGPRFAVLFGSIAATLGNRGQSDYAAANDALETLGARWADSGTGRRGLTVHWGPWAPTGDGNHGMVTPELMRHYAGRGIQLIDPDEGTMSLLRELAWGPEGDTAVVYTASGW from the coding sequence GTGTCTGTGTCGAAGTTCGATACTTCCGGCCTGTTTGCCGTCGAGGACATCGTCATCGCCCTGAACCCGTTCGCCGTCCCCTCGGCACGGGTCACGGCGGCCGCCGTACGGGCGGGCGGTCTCGGGGTGCTCGACCTCACCGCGGGTGGGCGCCGAGCGGCGGCGGAACTCGCGCTGGCCGAGGAATGGTCGGCCGCCGGTTTCGGCGTACGGCTCCGCGACAACGATGCCTTTCCCGCGCGGGACCTCCCCGCCAGTGTCCACACCGTCCTGCTGACCGCCGACGCCTCCTGCACGCCCGCGGACTTCCCCAGCCACCGCGTACTCGTCGAGGTGACCGGCCGCGCCCAGGCGTTACGGGCCGCCGCGGCCGGGGCACAGGGGCTGATCGCCCGGGGCCACGAGGCGGGCGGTCCCGTGGGCGAACTGAGCACCTTCGTACTGCTCCAACAGCTCCTCGGCGACGACGAGTTGGACCTTCCGGTCTGGGCCTGCGGCGGCGCGGGCCCGCACACCGCGGCGGCCGTCGTCGCGGGCGGCGGCGCCGGTGTCGTCCTGGACACCCAACTCGCCCTGCTCGCCGAGGCCGAGGCCGAACTGCCCGCCGGGATCTCCGCGCTGCTCGCCGGGCTCGACGGCTCCGAGACCACCGTGGAGGACGGCCGCCGAGTCGTACGGCGCCGGGGTGCCCAGGAGGGCACACCCGCCCCCGAGATCGGTCAGGACGGCTTCCTCGCCGCCCGTTTCCAGGAGCGCTGGGGCACCGTCCACGCGGCGGTGCGGGGCGTACGGGACGCCGTCCTCGACGCGTTGAAGAGCGCGGGCCCCGCTCTCGACTCGGCGAGGAGCGCGGGTGCCTCGCTCGGCCCCGACGGCTCGGGCAGCCGCCCCTTCGGAAGCGAACTGCCCGTCGCCCAGGGGCCGATGACCCGGGTGAGCGACCAGGCCGCGTTCGCCGCCGAGGTGAGCGGCCAAGGCGGGCTTCCCTTCATCGCGCTCGCGCTGTCCGGCGCCGAGCAGACCCGCGCCGTGCTGGAACAGACCAGGGACGCGCTCGGCGACGCACCCTGGGGCGTCGGCGTCCTCGGCTTCGCCGCCGAGGAGATCAAGGCCGCCCAGCTGGAGGTCGTCCGGGAGATCCGCCCGTCCCACGCGATCATCGCGGGCGGGCGTCCCGCGCAGGCCGCCGCGCTGGAGGAGGTGGGCATCTCCACCTTCCTGCACGTGCCGTCGCCGGGGCTGCTGAAGCAGTTCCTGGAAGCGGGCGCGCGCAAGTTCGTCTTCGAGGGCGCCGAGTGCGGCGGCCATGTCGGGCCGCGGGCCAGCTTCCCGCTGTGGGAGGCGCAGCTCGGCGTGCTCGACGACTTCCTGGCGAGCGCGAAGAACGGCACCGCCACCGAACTCCGACTGTTCTTCGCGGGCGGAGTGCACGACGAACGCTCCGCCGCCATGGTCACCGCACTGGCCGCGCCGCTGAGCGCGCGGGGCGCCGCCGTGGGCGTGCTGATGGGCACGGCGTACCTGTTCACCGAGGAGGCCGTGAGCGCGGGCGCGGTACTGCCCCTGTTCCAGCGGCAGGTGATCGACGCCGAGCGCACCGACCTCCTGGAGACCGCGCCCGGACACGCCACCCGCTGTGTCCACAGCGCGTTCACCGACGAGTTCGCCGCGGTCAAGGAGGACCTGGCCGCCCGCGGGACACCCGGCCGCGAGGCCTGGGAACAGCTGGAGCGGCTCAACGTGGGGCGGCTGCGGCTGGCCAGCAAGGGCATCGAGCGGGTCGACGGCGGGCTGAGCGCGGTCGGCGAGGACAGACAGCTGGCCGAGGGCATGTTCATGGCCGGCGAGGTCGCCGTGCTGCGCTCCGCCGTCACCACCGTCGCCGAGCTGCACGCCTCGGTCACCAGCGGCGCGGCCGGCTTCCTGGCGGCGCGGCGGGAGGCCCTCGGCATCGGGGAAGGCGCCCCCGAACCCTCCCCCGAACCGCTGGACATCGCGATCGTCGGCATGGCCTGCATGTTCCCCGGCGCCCCGGACCTCGCCACCTTCTGGGCGAACGTGCTGGCGGGCGAGGACGCCGTCACCGAGGTGCCCGCGACCCGCTGGGACGCCGAGCTCTACCACGACCCGCGGGGCGCCGGGGAGAAGACCCCGTCGCGCTGGGGCGGCTTCCTGCCCGAGATCCCCTTCGAGCCGCTGCGGTACGGCATTCCGCCCGCCTCGCTGCCGGCCATCGAGCCGGTGCAGCTGCTCGCCCTGGAGGCGGCTCGGCGCGCCCTGGAGGACTCCGGCTACGGCAGCCGGTCCTTCGATCGGGCCCGCGCGTCGGTCGTGTTCGGCGCGGAGGCGGGCAGCGACCTCTCCAACGCGATGACCCTGCGCTCCGTCCTGCCCGCCTACCTGGGCAGCCTGCCGCCCGCGCTGGACGAACGGCTGCCCAAGCTCACCGAGGACTCCTTCCCCGGCATCCTCGCCAACGTCATCGCGGGCCGGATCGCCAACCGCCTCGACCTCGGCGGCGCCAACTACACCGTGGACGCCGCCTGCGCCTCCTCCCTCACCGCCGTCGACGTGGCATGCAAGGAGTTGGTGAGCGGGACGAGCGACCTGGTGCTGTGCGGCGGCGCCGACCTGCACAACGGCATCAACGACTACCTGCTCTTCGCCTCCGCGCACGCCCTCTCGCCCTCCGGCCGCTCCGCGCCCTTCGACAGCGCGGCCGACGGCATCGCGCTCGGCGAGGGCGTCGGCTGTGTCGTCCTCAAGCGGCTCGCGGACGCCGAGCGGGACGGCGACCGGGTGTACGCGGTGATCAAGGGCGTCGGCAGCGCCAGCGACGGCCGGGCGCTCGGCCTGACCGCGCCCCGGCCCGAGGGCCAGTACAACGCGCTGACCCGGGCCTACCGCAACGCGGGCATCTCGCCCGCCGAGGTCGGGCTCGTCGAGGCGCACGGCACCGGCACCGTCGTCGGCGACCGCACCGAACTCGGCTCCCTCACGCAGGTGTTCGAGGAGGCCGGGGCTCCGCCCGGCGCGTGCGCGCTCGGCTCGGTCAAGTCGCAGATCGGGCACACCAAGTGCGCGGCCGGACTCGCCGGACTGATCAAGACCTCACTCGCCCTGCACACCGGTGTGAAGCCGCCGACCCTGCACCTCACCGAGCCGAACCCGGCCTGGGACGCGCAGAGCAGCCCGTTCTTCTTCCACACCGAGGCCCGCCCCTGGTCCGCCGCCCCGGCCGAACGGGTCGCCGGGGTCAGCGCCTTCGGCTTCGGCGGCACCAACTTCCACGTCGTCCTGCGGGCCTACGAGGACGGGCCGCCGCCGGTCACCTCGACCCAGCACTGGCCCGCCGAGCTCTTCACGTTCCGCGGCGCGGACCGGGCGGCGGCGGTACGGGCCGCCTCCGAACTGCTCGCCCTCGTGGAGGCGGATCCCGGACCGTACGAGCCGTGGCGGCTGCGGGACTTCGCGCTCGCCGCGTCCCGGCGCGCGGAGGCCGCCACCACCCGGGGCACCCGGAGCACCGCAGACACGGCAGGCACCGCAAGCACCCGTGGCGCCCGGACCTGGATCGCCCTCGTCGCCGGGTCGACCGAGGAGCTGACGGCGCTGCTGCGCCGCGCGGTCGCCGGTGAACACGCCCCGAAGGAAGGCCTGTTCGCTGCCGACGAGGACGAGACGGGTGACGTGGCGCTGCTCTTCCCCGGGCAGGGCAGCCAGCGCCCCGGGATGTTCGCCGAACTCTTCGTCGCCTTCCCCGAACTCCAGCGCCTTCTGCGGCTCGACGAGACGACGACCCGAGTCCTCTTCCCGCCGGCCGCCTTCGGCGAGACGGGCCGCAAGGAGCAGCAGGAGCGCATCACCGACACCACCGTCGCGCAGCCCGCGCTCGGCCTGACCGGGCTCGCCGCGTTCCAGCTCCTGACCAGGGCGGGAGTGCGCCCGGCGATGGCCGCGGGCCACAGCTACGGAGAGCTGGCCGCGCTGGCCGCGGCGGGCGCCCTCACCCCCGACGCGCTGCTGCGCACCAGCCGCGAACGCGCCGTCGCCATCCTGCGCGCCACCGGCGAGGGCGACCCCGGCACCATGGCCGCCGTCGCCGCGGGCGAACCGGAGGTCGCGGCGGCCCTCACCGCCGCGGGCCTGGCCGGCTCGGTGGTGACGGCGAACCGCAACTCGCCCCGTCAGACGGTCATTTCGGGTCCCACCGAGGACATCCTCACCGCCGTGGAACGACTGCGCGCCCAGGGGCTCGGCGCCAAGCGCATCCCGGTCGCCTGCGCGTTCCACAGCCCGCTGGTCGCGGCGGCAGGCGAGACCTTCGCCGAGGTGATCGCCGAAGTCCCGTTCGCGCCCACCGACTTCCCGGTCTGGTCGAACCGTACGGCCACCCGCTACCCGCGGGGCCCCGAGGAGATCCGGGCCGAACTCGCCGCGCAGATCGGCTCCCCGGTCCGGTTCGCCGACCAGATCGAGGCGATGTACGAGGCCGGGGCCCGGGTCTTCGTCGAGGCCGGACCCGGCTCGGTGCTGACCCGGCTGGTGGGTGCGGTCCTCGGCGACCGGCCGCACCGCACGGCCGCCCTGGAGGACGGACGACGTGCCGGTCTCGCCGGGTTCCTCGCCGCGCTCGCCCAACTGGCCGTCGCCGGTGCGGACATCAGGACCGCGTGGCTGTTCCAGGGCCGGGACGCAGTCCCCGCCGACGCCCGCGCCCCGCGTCCCAGGCGCGCCTCGTGGACGGTCGACGGCCATCTGATCCGTACGGCGGACGGCGCGATCCCCGCCGCCGCACTCCACCCCGCCGAGCGCGTCCCGGAGGCCCTCGTGACCCACAGCAGCCCGGTCGGACCGGTGGCGGCGGCCACCGGATCCGAGGCCCTGATCAGCGAGTTCCTGCGCACGAGCCGGGAGATGATCGCGGCGCAGCGGGATGTGATGCTGGGGTACCTGGGAGCGGATCCGGGGATACGTCCCGCGGCCCCCGCCCCGATCACCTACACCGACGCTCCGGTCACGGTGACCGCGCTGCCCGCCGCCGAGCCGGTTGCGGTGGCCCTACCGGCAGGTGGCTCGGTGCTGTCGGTCGTGCTCGAGGTGATCGGCGAGCGCACCGGCTACCCCGTCGACATGATCGAACCCGACCTCGACCTCGAAGCCGACCTCAGCGTCGACTCCATCAAGAGAGCCGAGATAGCCGGCGAACTCGCCACCCGACTCGGCCTCACCGCCACCGGCGACACCGACATCGAAGAGCTGACCAAGGCCCGTACCGCCGCGAACATCGCCGCGCTGGTCGAGCGGGTGACCGGCTCGGGAGCCACCCCGGCGCCCGTTTCCGCCCCCGCCGCGGGGGCCGCCCCGACCACCGAATCCGTCCTCGCCGTCGTCCTCGACGTGATCGGCGAACGTACCGGCTACCCCGTCGACATGATCGAACCCGACCTCGACCTCGAAGCCGACCTCAGCGTCGACTCCATCAAGAGAGCCGAGATAGCCGGCGAACTCGCCACCCGACTCGGCCTCACCGCCACCGGCGACACCGACATCGAGGAACTGACCAAGGCCCGTACCGCCGCGAGCATCGCCGCGCTGGTGGCGGGCGCCCGGGGTGAGGCGGCCGAACCCGCGGGCCCGGAAGCCGGGCCGGCCACCCCCGAACCCGTCGTCGTGGCGCCCGATCGTCTCGTGATGCGGGAGTTCGACCTCGCCCCCGCCGATCCGGCGCCCTCCAGTGACCTGCTGATCGGCCGTAGTTTCCTGCTGCTCGGTTCCGGACCGGTCGCCGAGGCGCTCACCGCCCGCCTGACCGTGCACGGCGCCCATGCGGTGACCACCGAAGAACCCCCGGCCGAGGGGGAGTTCGACGGGATCGTGCACCTCGTCGCGGCGGACGCCCCGCCCGTCCTGCCGGACGTCTTCCCCGCCTACCAGCGGGTGCTGGCGGGCGACCCGCGGTGGGTGCTGGCCGCGGGCGCCTCGCCCGGGCTGCGCGGCTTCTTCCGCTCCCTCGCGCGGGAGTACCCCGACACGGTCGCCCGGGTCGTCGAGCACGCGCCCGGCACCGCCCCCGAGGACATCGCCGCGGAACTGGTCGCCGAGCTCACCGCGCCCGACCACGAGCCGGTCGTCCTGCGCTCCCCCGGCACGAGGCGCGGACTGCGCATGACCGAGGAGGGGCTCGGTCTGCTCGGCAGCACGGGCGCGGGGCCGGCCGGGGACGGTGCGGCCGAGGCCGCCGCGCTCGGCCTGGACGCCGACTCGGTCGTCCTGCTGGTGGGCGGCGCCCGGGGGATCACCGCCCGGTTCGCCGCGACCCTGGCCGCCGCGAGCCGCTGCCGAATCGAACTGTTCGGCCGCACCGTCCTGCCCGAGGGCGCGGAGGACCCCGCGCTCGCCGCCGCGGACACCGCCGGTGAACTGCGCAGCGCGCTCATCGCGGGCGGGCTGCGCGTCCCCGCCGAGATCGAGCGGGCGATCGGCCGGATCCAGGCCGAACGCGAGGTGCGCGCCACCCTGCGCACTCTCGCCGCGCTCGGCTCCGAGGTCCGCTACCGCACCGTGGACGCGCTGGACGGCGACGCCGTGCGCCGGGCGGTGAAGGAGATCCACGCCGAGCACGGGGGAATCGACGGCGTCGTGTACGCGGCGGGCGTGATCGAGGACAAGCTGATCGCCGAGAAGAGCGCGCGGTCCTACGACCGGGTGTTCCGTACGAAGGTCGACGGGGCACATGAACTGCTCGCCGCGCTGGGCGAGTTGCCGGACGGGGAAGGCCCCCGGTTCGCCGTGCTGTTCGGCAGCATCGCCGCGACCCTCGGCAACCGCGGCCAGTCCGACTACGCCGCCGCCAACGACGCCCTGGAGACCCTCGGCGCCCGCTGGGCGGACTCCGGTACCGGCCGCCGCGGACTGACCGTCCACTGGGGTCCATGGGCGCCGACCGGCGACGGCAACCACGGCATGGTGACCCCCGAGCTGATGCGGCACTACGCGGGCCGGGGCATCCAGCTCATCGACCCCGACGAGGGCACCATGAGCCTGCTGCGCGAGCTGGCCTGGGGGCCCGAGGGCGACACCGCCGTCGTCTACACGGCGTCGGGCTGGTGA
- a CDS encoding FAD:protein FMN transferase — protein sequence MRRVEQVMGFPVSLRIDDESASEKTADPVFAWLREVDARFSPFRADSEVSRLDRGELTPHELSPDLTEVLGLCEEYRIATGGAFDVRLPGRGLDPCAMVKGWSVQRAANLLSGRGTSRFCLNAGGDVVAAGGPWRVGVRHPERADRLCTVLEITDGAVATSARYERGDHILDGRTGRPATGLLSVTVVAPSLTEADATATAAFAMGAEGVEWAASREGCEVFAVDAERRVLRTAGLPVAG from the coding sequence ATGCGGCGCGTCGAACAGGTCATGGGGTTCCCGGTCTCACTGCGGATCGACGACGAGAGCGCGTCCGAGAAGACCGCGGACCCCGTGTTCGCGTGGCTGCGCGAGGTCGACGCCCGCTTCAGCCCGTTCCGTGCGGACAGCGAGGTGTCCCGGCTCGACCGGGGTGAGCTCACCCCCCACGAGCTCAGCCCGGACCTGACCGAGGTCCTCGGCCTGTGCGAGGAGTACCGGATCGCGACCGGCGGCGCGTTCGACGTGCGGCTGCCCGGCCGCGGTCTGGATCCCTGCGCGATGGTGAAGGGCTGGTCGGTGCAGCGGGCCGCGAATCTCCTCAGCGGTCGGGGGACCTCCCGGTTCTGTCTGAACGCCGGTGGTGACGTGGTGGCCGCGGGCGGTCCCTGGCGGGTGGGCGTACGCCATCCCGAGCGGGCCGACCGGCTGTGCACGGTGCTGGAGATCACCGACGGCGCGGTCGCGACCTCCGCGCGCTACGAACGCGGGGACCACATCCTCGACGGGCGCACCGGCCGGCCGGCCACCGGGCTGCTCAGCGTCACCGTCGTGGCGCCGTCACTGACCGAGGCGGACGCGACGGCGACAGCGGCGTTCGCGATGGGCGCGGAGGGCGTCGAGTGGGCCGCGTCGCGCGAGGGGTGCGAGGTGTTCGCGGTCGACGCCGAGCGCAGGGTCCTGCGCACGGCGGGGCTTCCTGTGGCCGGATGA
- a CDS encoding FMN-binding protein translates to MKRALPVVALSIAGLIPLWRYAPSTGTTTTTEVAAPASTPSSSSSSSSSSSSSPSSSSSSSSSPSSSASSSAAASQVVQGSTVNTSKGAVQVEVTLEGDKISSVRMLQQPNHPQTTAAVPKLIQETLQAQSADIDSVSGATITSDGYVTSLQAALDAKG, encoded by the coding sequence GTGAAACGAGCACTGCCTGTAGTGGCCCTCTCCATCGCCGGTCTGATCCCGCTGTGGCGCTACGCACCGTCGACCGGTACGACGACGACCACCGAGGTCGCCGCGCCCGCCTCGACCCCGTCTTCATCGTCTTCATCTTCATCGTCTTCGTCTTCTTCACCCTCTTCCTCGTCGTCTTCGTCGTCGTCGCCTTCCTCGTCCGCGTCGTCCTCGGCCGCGGCCTCCCAGGTCGTCCAGGGCTCCACCGTCAACACCTCCAAGGGCGCCGTGCAGGTGGAGGTGACCTTGGAGGGCGACAAGATCAGTTCGGTGCGGATGCTCCAGCAGCCGAACCACCCGCAGACCACGGCGGCCGTGCCGAAGCTGATCCAGGAGACGCTCCAGGCCCAGAGCGCCGACATCGACTCGGTGTCCGGCGCCACCATCACCAGCGACGGATACGTGACGTCGCTGCAGGCCGCCCTCGACGCGAAGGGATAG